In Zonotrichia leucophrys gambelii isolate GWCS_2022_RI chromosome 6, RI_Zleu_2.0, whole genome shotgun sequence, one genomic interval encodes:
- the TACR2 gene encoding substance-K receptor has protein sequence MGVFSVFNASNVSQAGSLENGSNWTAATQFSQPGWRIALWAITYSFIVVTSILGNATIIWIILAHRRMRTATNYFIVNLALSDLLMSAFNTIFNFIYASHNVWYFGEEFCRFQNWFPITAVFVSIYSMTAVAAERYVAIIHPFKPRLSAGSTRVIIGIIWLVAFGLAFPQCFYAEITMDNGTMKCIVVWPDDVGSKHQLAYHIAVIVLIYLLPLMVMFVAYSIIGVTLWSSTAPGSHLNRVHYEHQVNAKKKFVKTMVVVVIIFAVCWLPYHVYFILGSFKEDIYQQKYIQQVYLAVFLLAMSSTMYNPIIYCCLNQRFRSGFKLAFRWCPCIKATEKDKLKLMSPSLYQTTLRKSRTSFNTETQLNEKEKTSFTLTQLTL, from the exons ATGGGcgtgttttctgtttttaacGCCAGCAACGTTTCGCAGGCCGGCTCCCTGGAGAATGGCAGCAACTGGACAGCAGCAACCCAGTtcagccagccaggctggaggatTGCTCTGTGGGCCATCACCTACTCCTTCATCGTCGTCACATCCATCCTGGGCAACGCCACCATCATCTGGATTATCCTGGCTCATAGGAGGATGAGGACGGCCACCAATTACTTCATCGTCAACTTGGCCCTCTCGGACCTGCTGATGTCCGCCTTCAACACCATCTTCAACTTTATCTATGCCAGCCACAACGTCTGGTACTTTGGTGAGGAGTTCTGCAGGTTTCAGAACTGGTTCCCCATCACTGCAGTGTTTGTGAGCATTTACTCCAtgacagctgtggctgcagagag GTACGTGGCCATCATCCACCCCTTCAAGCCCAGGCTGTCTGCTGGGAGCACCAGGGTCATCATTGGCATCATCTGGCTGGTGGCATTCGGGCTGGCCTTCCCCCAGTGCTTCTATGCTGAGATCACCATGGACAATGGCACCATGAAGTGCATCGTGGTCTGGCCTGATGACGTGGGATCCAAGCACCAGCTGGC GTACCACATTGCCGTGATTGTGCTGATCTATTTACTGCCTCTGATGGTGATGTTTGTGGCATACAGCATTATAGGAGTCACtctgtggagcagcacagctccaggcagccacCTGAACAGAGTCCACTATGAGCACCAAGTCAATGCCAAAAAAAAG TTTGTGAAGACCATGGTGGTAGTGGTGATCATTTTTGCTGTCTGCTGGCTGCCCTATCACGTCTACTTCATCCTGGGCAGCTTCAAGGAAGACATCTACCAGCAGAAGTACATCCAGCAGGTGTATCTGGCAGTCTTCCTCCTTGCCATGAGCTCCACAATGTACAACCCCATCATCTACTGCTGCCTGAACCAGAG GTTTCGCTCTGGATTCAAGCTGGCCTTCCGCTGGTGTCCCTGCATAAAAGCAACTGAGAAAGACAAACTTAAACTCATGTCCCCATCTCTCTACCAGACAACCCTCAGGAAGTCAAGAACGAGTTTCAACACAGAAACTCAGCTGAATGAGAAAGAGAAGACATCCTTTACCCTCACCCAGTTAACACTCTGA